The following coding sequences lie in one Pseudarthrobacter phenanthrenivorans Sphe3 genomic window:
- a CDS encoding LysR family transcriptional regulator — protein MFTFDQLAGFIAVAEELHFGRAAERLNMTQPPLSRQIQKLEKTVGAELLERDNRKVELTSAGQAFLDEARRLMALAERAPGTARRIASGRSGVLRIGFTAASGFSILGPLLEELSGIIPDVDIDLQELVTGDQLNGLLTGELDLGLARPPFDRETFDSHLLYRESLVLAAPTGHPLTLLARDITAEDFEDEPLIMHSPTQARYFYDLVVRMLPIRHANVVHTVSQILTMVSLVSANRGLAFVPHSATLLGIKGVEFLPLGVGNEEQVELHALWNRRITNPALARLLRDLEFSME, from the coding sequence ATGTTTACATTCGACCAACTGGCAGGCTTCATTGCCGTCGCCGAGGAACTGCACTTTGGACGTGCAGCCGAGCGACTGAACATGACCCAGCCCCCGCTGAGCCGCCAAATCCAAAAACTTGAAAAAACAGTCGGCGCTGAACTGCTGGAGCGGGACAACCGCAAAGTCGAACTGACCTCTGCAGGGCAGGCGTTCCTGGACGAGGCCCGGCGGTTGATGGCGCTCGCCGAACGGGCCCCCGGCACTGCAAGGCGCATCGCCTCCGGACGCTCCGGCGTGCTCCGTATCGGCTTCACCGCGGCGAGTGGTTTCAGCATCCTGGGCCCCCTGCTGGAGGAGCTTTCCGGGATCATCCCGGATGTGGACATCGACCTGCAGGAACTCGTGACGGGCGACCAGTTGAATGGCCTGCTGACCGGCGAGCTTGATCTCGGCTTAGCCCGGCCCCCCTTCGACAGGGAGACCTTCGATTCCCACTTGCTGTACCGGGAGTCCTTGGTGCTGGCCGCTCCCACCGGCCACCCGCTGACCCTGCTCGCCCGGGACATCACGGCCGAAGACTTCGAGGACGAGCCGCTGATCATGCACTCCCCCACCCAGGCCCGCTATTTCTACGACCTCGTGGTCCGCATGCTGCCAATACGCCATGCCAACGTTGTGCACACGGTCAGCCAGATCCTCACCATGGTGTCCCTGGTGTCCGCCAACAGGGGTCTGGCCTTCGTCCCCCATTCAGCCACACTGCTGGGCATTAAGGGCGTTGAGTTCCTGCCGCTTGGCGTGGGCAACGAGGAGCAGGTGGAATTGCACGCTTTATGGAACCGCCGGATCACCAACCCCGCGCTGGCACGCCTGTTGCGCGACCTCGAGTTCTCCATGGAGTAA
- a CDS encoding tripartite tricarboxylate transporter TctB family protein, which yields METTPAVSAGRGSSAVPSGGDAHADVPEGAPEALTPEQLAAQWEEEKPPAAGALANTASSLVVLAVGIGALVLSVAMGLGTFASPQPGMWPFMISCVMVALGLFQLVLGRRNRDAEKFTRMSFAPLTGLVTLAAMVALMPVIGFEIPALVLCIIWMRFLGGETWRSTLLVSALVVAAFYGIFILALGTSIPHLF from the coding sequence ATGGAGACAACTCCAGCAGTATCCGCCGGACGGGGCAGCTCTGCCGTCCCGTCCGGCGGGGACGCTCACGCTGACGTACCCGAAGGAGCTCCCGAAGCCCTCACGCCCGAGCAGCTCGCGGCCCAGTGGGAAGAAGAAAAACCGCCGGCGGCGGGAGCCCTGGCGAATACCGCATCCTCCCTGGTGGTGCTTGCCGTCGGAATCGGTGCGCTTGTCCTGTCGGTCGCCATGGGCCTGGGCACCTTCGCCAGCCCGCAACCGGGCATGTGGCCGTTCATGATCAGCTGCGTCATGGTGGCCCTGGGGCTTTTCCAGCTGGTCCTGGGCCGGCGCAACCGGGACGCGGAAAAGTTCACCCGGATGTCCTTCGCCCCGCTCACCGGACTGGTGACGCTGGCGGCCATGGTGGCGCTGATGCCGGTGATCGGATTCGAAATCCCGGCCCTGGTTCTCTGCATCATCTGGATGCGGTTCCTCGGTGGCGAGACCTGGCGGTCCACCCTCCTGGTCAGTGCGCTCGTCGTCGCCGCGTTCTACGGGATCTTCATCCTGGCGCTCGGCACCTCCATCCCCCACCTCTTCTAG
- a CDS encoding enolase C-terminal domain-like protein, translated as MSTQPTITRIEVVPVAGYDSMLMNLSGAHGPFFTRNVVIITDSHGRTGLGEVPGGEKIRTTIEEAGALISGKPVARYRSLLREIAAGFADRDAGGRGLQTFDLRTTVHAVTAVESALLDLHGQFLGVPVAELLGDGQQRTSVPMLGYLFFIGDHARTDLPYLVEDAPADRWEKLRRQEAMTPEAVVALAEAAQERYGFSDFKLKGGVLSGDDEVDVVTALAKRFPEARVTLDPNGGWLLDEAIRLGKRMQGVVAYAEDPCGAEGRFSGREVMAEFRRATGLKTATNMIATDWREMSHAIRSNAVDIPLADPHFWTMHGSVRVAQMCHEFGLTWGSHSNNHFDISLAMFTHTGAAAPGEITALDTHWIWQDGQGLTKEPLQIRGGAIEVPNKPGLGIELDRDALDKAHQLYLEHGLDARDDSIGMQYYIDGWSFDPKRPCLVR; from the coding sequence ATGAGCACGCAGCCCACCATCACCCGCATCGAAGTTGTTCCGGTTGCCGGATACGACAGCATGCTGATGAACCTCAGCGGCGCCCACGGCCCGTTCTTCACCCGCAACGTGGTGATCATTACCGATTCCCACGGCCGCACCGGCCTTGGCGAGGTGCCCGGCGGTGAGAAGATCCGCACCACCATCGAGGAAGCCGGCGCCCTGATCAGCGGCAAACCGGTGGCACGCTACCGTTCGCTGCTGCGTGAGATTGCCGCTGGGTTCGCCGACCGCGACGCTGGGGGCCGCGGCCTGCAGACCTTCGACCTGCGCACTACGGTCCATGCTGTCACTGCCGTCGAGTCGGCGCTGCTGGACCTGCACGGCCAGTTCCTCGGCGTCCCTGTCGCTGAACTGCTCGGCGACGGACAGCAGCGCACCTCGGTGCCGATGCTCGGCTACCTTTTCTTCATCGGCGACCACGCCCGCACCGACCTGCCCTACCTCGTTGAGGACGCACCTGCCGACCGGTGGGAAAAGCTCCGCCGCCAGGAGGCAATGACCCCGGAAGCCGTCGTCGCCCTCGCCGAGGCGGCCCAGGAACGCTACGGCTTCAGCGACTTCAAACTCAAGGGCGGCGTGCTCTCCGGTGACGACGAAGTGGACGTTGTCACTGCCCTCGCCAAGCGTTTCCCGGAGGCCAGGGTCACGCTCGATCCCAACGGCGGCTGGCTCCTGGACGAAGCCATCCGGCTGGGCAAGCGGATGCAGGGCGTGGTGGCCTACGCCGAGGATCCATGCGGTGCCGAAGGACGGTTCTCGGGCCGCGAGGTGATGGCCGAATTCCGCCGCGCCACCGGACTGAAGACTGCCACCAACATGATCGCCACGGACTGGCGGGAGATGTCCCACGCCATCCGGAGCAACGCCGTGGACATCCCGCTGGCGGATCCGCATTTCTGGACCATGCACGGCTCAGTTCGCGTCGCGCAGATGTGCCACGAGTTCGGCCTTACGTGGGGCTCGCACTCGAACAACCATTTCGACATCTCACTGGCCATGTTCACCCACACCGGCGCAGCCGCCCCGGGCGAAATCACCGCCCTGGACACGCACTGGATCTGGCAGGACGGCCAGGGTCTGACCAAGGAACCGCTGCAGATCAGGGGCGGCGCCATCGAAGTCCCCAACAAGCCCGGCCTGGGCATCGAACTGGACCGGGACGCCCTGGACAAGGCGCACCAGCTGTACCTGGAGCACGGCCTCGACGCCCGTGACGACAGCATCGGCATGCAGTACTACATCGACGGCTGGTCCTTCGACCCCAAGCGGCCCTGCCTGGTCCGCTAG
- a CDS encoding aldehyde dehydrogenase (NADP(+)), with protein MTLTGHSLIAGQTVVGEGKTAFGFNPATNEQLDPAYSLITADQLKAATAAAAEAYPSFSTLDPETHAAFLEAIADNIEAIGEELIIRAGQETGLPAARLQGERARTTGQLRLFADVVRQGDFRGVRIDPAIPDRSPLPRADIRQRQIPLGPVAVFGASNFPFAFSTAGGDTASALAAGCPVIFKAHNAHPGTGELVGHAVVKAVKDSGLHPGVFSLVYGPGASIGQALVADPHIKAVGFTGSQAAGIALMKTAAARREPIPVYAEMSSLNPVFVFEGALNGSAEHIDALAQQYVTAVTGSSGQLCTSPGLLFAPAGEAGDKLAAAVARAVSACSGQTMLTEGIAGSWNAGTETLGSAAGVDLIGKGLEGATRNAPAPTIFGTQVRDFVTNHVLHEEIFGAASLVIRYNTTEELLDAAARIEGQLTASLHLAEEDYPTAAPLIPVLEQKVGRIIVNGWPTGVEVGHAMVHGGPFPATSDSRSTSVGTLAINRFLRPVAYQNIPQELLPQPLQDTNPWHLNRRINGDVVPAAQKAEVGA; from the coding sequence GTGACCCTCACCGGACACTCCCTGATCGCCGGACAGACCGTCGTCGGCGAAGGCAAAACGGCCTTCGGCTTCAACCCGGCCACCAATGAACAGCTGGACCCCGCCTACTCGCTGATCACAGCGGACCAGTTGAAGGCCGCCACGGCCGCGGCGGCTGAGGCCTACCCGTCGTTCAGCACGCTGGATCCGGAAACCCACGCCGCTTTCCTGGAAGCCATCGCGGACAACATCGAGGCCATCGGCGAGGAACTCATCATCCGCGCCGGCCAGGAGACCGGGCTGCCTGCGGCAAGGCTGCAGGGCGAACGGGCCCGCACCACCGGGCAGCTGCGGCTCTTCGCCGATGTGGTCCGCCAGGGCGACTTCCGCGGCGTCCGCATCGACCCGGCCATCCCGGACCGTTCCCCCCTGCCCCGCGCGGACATCCGCCAGCGCCAGATCCCGCTCGGTCCCGTGGCCGTGTTCGGTGCCAGCAACTTCCCGTTCGCGTTCTCAACGGCGGGCGGGGACACCGCCTCAGCCCTCGCCGCAGGCTGCCCGGTCATTTTCAAGGCACACAACGCCCACCCCGGCACCGGGGAACTGGTGGGGCACGCGGTGGTCAAGGCCGTGAAGGACTCCGGCCTGCACCCAGGCGTGTTCTCCCTGGTCTACGGCCCCGGTGCGAGCATCGGCCAGGCTCTCGTGGCGGACCCGCACATCAAGGCCGTGGGCTTCACCGGTTCCCAGGCTGCCGGCATCGCCCTCATGAAGACCGCCGCCGCCCGGCGCGAACCCATTCCGGTCTATGCCGAAATGTCCTCCCTGAATCCTGTCTTCGTCTTCGAAGGCGCCCTGAACGGCTCCGCCGAACACATCGACGCACTCGCGCAGCAGTACGTCACCGCTGTCACCGGCAGCTCCGGCCAGCTCTGCACCTCCCCCGGCCTCCTCTTCGCCCCCGCCGGCGAGGCAGGGGACAAACTCGCAGCCGCCGTCGCACGCGCTGTTTCCGCCTGCTCCGGGCAGACCATGCTTACCGAAGGAATCGCCGGATCCTGGAACGCCGGAACTGAAACACTGGGCAGCGCAGCAGGCGTTGACCTGATCGGAAAAGGCCTGGAAGGCGCCACCCGGAACGCTCCGGCCCCCACCATCTTCGGCACCCAGGTCCGCGACTTCGTCACCAACCACGTCCTGCATGAGGAAATCTTCGGCGCCGCCTCCCTGGTGATCCGCTACAACACCACCGAAGAGCTCCTCGACGCCGCGGCACGGATCGAAGGCCAGCTCACCGCCTCGCTGCACCTGGCCGAAGAGGATTATCCGACGGCGGCACCCCTGATCCCGGTCCTGGAGCAGAAAGTGGGCCGCATCATCGTCAACGGCTGGCCCACCGGCGTCGAAGTAGGCCACGCCATGGTCCACGGCGGCCCCTTCCCCGCCACCTCCGATTCCCGCAGCACCTCGGTGGGTACCCTGGCGATCAACCGGTTCCTCCGGCCTGTCGCCTACCAGAACATCCCCCAGGAGCTCCTCCCCCAGCCGCTCCAGGACACCAACCCCTGGCACCTCAACCGCCGGATCAACGGCGACGTGGTTCCCGCTGCACAGAAAGCAGAGGTCGGCGCATGA
- a CDS encoding universal stress protein, protein MSIIVGFVPTPAGEAALAAGISEAKLRSQELVIVNSARQGALVDKSVAAEDVLAGAAQQAADAGVTARVIQPPYQHDLADEFLDVARQEDASLIVIGLRHRTQVGKFILGSHAQQILMQADRPVLAVKADGGNFQAG, encoded by the coding sequence ATGAGCATCATCGTCGGGTTCGTTCCCACACCGGCAGGCGAGGCAGCCCTCGCAGCAGGCATTTCCGAGGCGAAGCTCCGGAGCCAGGAACTGGTGATCGTCAACTCTGCGCGCCAGGGTGCGCTCGTGGACAAGTCCGTGGCCGCAGAGGACGTCCTGGCAGGTGCCGCGCAGCAGGCGGCTGATGCCGGCGTAACGGCACGGGTGATCCAGCCGCCCTACCAGCACGACCTCGCTGACGAGTTCCTCGACGTTGCCAGGCAGGAGGACGCGTCGCTGATCGTCATCGGCCTGCGGCACCGCACCCAGGTGGGCAAGTTCATCCTGGGCAGCCACGCGCAGCAGATCCTGATGCAGGCGGACCGCCCGGTGCTCGCCGTCAAGGCCGACGGCGGAAACTTTCAGGCGGGGTGA
- a CDS encoding Bug family tripartite tricarboxylate transporter substrate binding protein — MKHFPTRRTILGTASAFTLLALTACGGNVAGGAAPDASKYPAGPVTLTVGQAAGGSTDLIARALAEGAAKTLGAPMPVVNKPGANGALATKEVAGKPADGQELVLLNASLITITPLAVSADEAVNIDDLDIIAGLSQDDYVLVASGQSGFKSFKDVTDAGRNVTFGTTGVGTGSQLAQTVLFKQAGVQGTDVPFDSGKPALTAVLGNQVELATIQLGEAMPQIEAGKVAPLLVFSEERNAFLPDVPSAKEAGYDVPVAQYRAVAAPKGTPQDVKDKLLAAFQESFKTEAYQEFNKKNLLTPKEISGEEVTTQWKDYAAKYKELVEKNGINLGGNK, encoded by the coding sequence ATGAAGCACTTCCCCACCCGCCGCACCATCCTGGGAACGGCGTCGGCCTTCACCCTGCTGGCGCTGACCGCCTGCGGCGGCAATGTTGCCGGCGGTGCCGCCCCCGACGCGTCCAAGTACCCCGCCGGCCCGGTCACCCTCACTGTCGGCCAGGCTGCCGGCGGCAGCACCGACCTGATTGCGCGCGCACTCGCTGAAGGCGCCGCCAAGACCCTCGGCGCACCGATGCCGGTAGTAAACAAGCCGGGCGCAAACGGGGCGCTGGCAACCAAGGAAGTGGCAGGCAAGCCCGCCGATGGCCAGGAGCTCGTGCTGCTCAACGCTTCCCTGATCACCATCACGCCCTTGGCTGTCTCCGCTGACGAAGCCGTCAACATCGACGATCTCGACATCATCGCAGGGCTGTCCCAGGACGACTACGTCCTGGTTGCCAGCGGCCAGTCGGGTTTCAAGAGCTTCAAGGACGTCACCGATGCCGGCCGGAACGTCACCTTTGGCACCACCGGTGTAGGCACCGGCAGCCAGCTGGCCCAGACTGTCCTGTTCAAGCAGGCCGGCGTCCAGGGCACCGATGTTCCGTTTGACAGCGGTAAGCCGGCGCTGACCGCGGTACTCGGCAACCAGGTGGAACTTGCCACTATCCAGCTTGGCGAGGCCATGCCGCAGATTGAAGCCGGAAAGGTGGCACCGCTGCTGGTCTTCTCCGAAGAGCGCAACGCCTTCCTTCCTGACGTCCCTTCCGCGAAGGAAGCGGGCTACGACGTGCCCGTGGCCCAGTACCGTGCCGTGGCAGCCCCCAAGGGAACCCCGCAGGACGTGAAAGACAAGCTGCTCGCCGCGTTCCAGGAAAGTTTCAAGACCGAGGCGTACCAGGAGTTCAACAAGAAGAACCTGCTGACGCCCAAGGAGATCTCCGGTGAGGAAGTCACGACGCAGTGGAAGGACTACGCCGCGAAATACAAGGAACTGGTGGAGAAGAACGGCATCAACCTCGGCGGAAACAAGTAA
- the kdgD gene encoding 5-dehydro-4-deoxyglucarate dehydratase, protein MAKYSPQELADTLKEGLLSFPVTSFDAELQFDEENYRKHLAWQASFPVAGLFAAGGTGEGFSLTPAESAHVVRTAVDEVGSQVPVLASAGGSTMQAIENAKAAEAAGAEGILLLPPYLTEADQEGLIEHVSAICSATSLGVIIYNRANAIYKDTTVAALAERHENLIGFKDGVGDLEHDARVYAKLGDRLFYLGGLPTAETFALPLLQLGMSTYSSAMYNFVPQFALDFYRDVRNNDRVAVNKKLNDFVIPYLDIRDRVKGYSVSIVKGGLDAIGRSAGPVRPPLQNLAEQDLADLEALIASVS, encoded by the coding sequence GTGGCAAAGTACTCACCCCAGGAACTGGCGGACACCCTCAAGGAAGGCCTGCTGTCCTTTCCTGTCACTTCGTTCGACGCAGAGCTGCAGTTCGACGAGGAGAACTACCGCAAGCACCTGGCGTGGCAGGCGAGTTTCCCGGTGGCCGGCCTGTTCGCGGCAGGCGGCACGGGCGAGGGCTTCTCCCTCACCCCGGCCGAATCCGCGCACGTTGTCCGGACCGCCGTCGATGAAGTGGGAAGCCAGGTGCCCGTCCTCGCCTCGGCCGGCGGGTCCACCATGCAGGCAATCGAGAACGCCAAGGCCGCCGAAGCCGCGGGGGCGGAGGGCATCCTCCTGCTGCCGCCGTATCTGACCGAAGCCGACCAGGAGGGGCTGATCGAACACGTCAGCGCCATCTGCAGCGCCACCTCCCTGGGCGTCATCATCTACAACCGCGCCAACGCCATCTACAAGGACACCACCGTTGCCGCATTGGCAGAGCGACATGAAAACCTCATCGGCTTCAAGGACGGCGTGGGCGACCTCGAGCACGACGCCCGGGTCTACGCCAAGCTCGGAGACCGGCTCTTCTACCTGGGCGGCCTCCCCACAGCCGAGACCTTTGCCCTGCCCTTGCTCCAGCTCGGCATGAGCACCTACTCCAGTGCCATGTACAACTTCGTTCCGCAGTTCGCCCTGGATTTCTACCGGGACGTCCGCAACAACGATCGCGTGGCCGTCAACAAGAAGCTGAACGACTTCGTGATCCCCTATCTGGACATCCGGGACCGGGTGAAGGGCTACTCTGTCTCCATCGTCAAGGGCGGCCTCGACGCCATCGGCCGCTCGGCCGGACCTGTCCGCCCACCGCTGCAGAACCTCGCAGAGCAGGACCTTGCCGACCTCGAGGCCCTGATCGCCAGCGTTTCCTGA
- a CDS encoding tripartite tricarboxylate transporter permease, with translation MDFLNPVINGFSVVLEPTNLLYCLVGVVIGMLIGVLPGLGPAATIAILLPLTYGVEPVTAIIMLAGIFYGAQYGGTITSVLLRLPGEASSVVTVFDGYQMARQGRAGTALGLAAIGSFVGGTAAIIGLTFLAPIVAGFALNFGPPEYSALALLGILLVATISSGAKAKALIAAAIGLLLATVGRDMFTGESRFTFGSLQLADGIDFVPIAMGIFGLGEILYNLEERHRAAKAPSKVSNVWPSKSDLKQASGAVGRGSVLGFFLGILPGGGATIASMASYAMEKKRAKQPERFGKGAPEGVAGPETANNAAATSSFIPLLTLGIPANATMALMFGALLIQGVTPGPQLVEQNPELFWGVVNSMYIGNILLLIMSLPLVGIFVRILRVRAAILAPITALITLLGAYTINNSMFDVTLVVVFGVVGYLMKKFGFEPGPLVLAFVLGELLENSLRRSLLVFGGDPTGFLTRPISATLLVVFVLVAVLPGIRRVIAKRKGTTPLAGTTTKIEEKV, from the coding sequence ATGGATTTCCTGAATCCTGTGATCAACGGATTTTCAGTCGTCCTGGAGCCGACGAACCTCCTCTACTGCCTGGTCGGCGTCGTTATCGGCATGCTGATCGGCGTGCTGCCCGGATTGGGGCCGGCGGCAACCATCGCCATCCTGCTTCCGCTGACCTACGGCGTGGAGCCTGTCACCGCCATCATCATGCTGGCCGGAATCTTCTACGGCGCCCAGTATGGCGGCACCATCACGTCAGTCCTGCTGCGTTTGCCCGGCGAGGCGTCCTCCGTGGTCACCGTCTTCGACGGCTACCAGATGGCCAGGCAGGGCCGCGCAGGCACTGCCCTTGGCCTTGCCGCCATCGGATCATTCGTCGGCGGCACTGCAGCAATCATCGGCCTGACCTTCCTGGCACCCATCGTGGCCGGCTTCGCGCTGAACTTCGGCCCGCCCGAGTACTCCGCCCTGGCGCTTCTGGGCATCCTCCTCGTGGCCACCATCAGCAGCGGGGCAAAAGCCAAAGCCCTGATCGCCGCGGCCATCGGGTTGCTGCTGGCCACCGTGGGCCGGGACATGTTCACCGGCGAAAGCCGGTTCACCTTCGGCAGCCTGCAGCTTGCCGACGGCATCGACTTCGTGCCGATCGCCATGGGCATCTTTGGCCTGGGCGAGATCCTCTACAACCTTGAGGAACGGCACCGCGCTGCCAAAGCGCCGTCGAAGGTATCCAACGTATGGCCCTCGAAGAGCGACCTGAAGCAGGCCTCCGGGGCAGTGGGGCGTGGCTCGGTCCTCGGCTTCTTCCTGGGCATCCTGCCCGGCGGCGGCGCCACCATCGCCTCCATGGCCTCGTACGCCATGGAAAAGAAGCGCGCCAAGCAGCCGGAGCGGTTCGGCAAGGGCGCGCCGGAGGGCGTTGCGGGACCGGAAACCGCGAACAACGCGGCAGCAACGTCGTCGTTCATTCCGCTCCTGACCCTTGGCATCCCCGCCAACGCCACCATGGCGCTGATGTTCGGAGCGCTGCTGATCCAGGGCGTCACGCCCGGACCGCAGCTTGTGGAGCAGAACCCGGAGCTCTTCTGGGGTGTGGTGAACTCGATGTACATCGGCAACATCCTGCTGCTGATCATGAGCCTGCCGCTGGTGGGGATCTTCGTGCGGATCCTCCGGGTCCGGGCCGCAATCCTTGCCCCGATAACCGCCTTGATCACCCTGCTGGGCGCCTACACGATCAACAACAGCATGTTCGACGTCACCCTGGTGGTGGTCTTTGGTGTTGTGGGCTACCTGATGAAGAAGTTCGGCTTCGAGCCCGGGCCGCTGGTCCTGGCCTTCGTCCTGGGCGAACTGCTGGAGAACTCTCTGCGGCGTTCGCTGCTGGTCTTCGGCGGCGATCCCACCGGGTTCCTGACCCGCCCCATCTCAGCCACCCTGCTGGTGGTCTTTGTCCTGGTGGCCGTGCTGCCCGGAATCCGCAGAGTGATCGCCAAGCGCAAAGGCACCACGCCTCTGGCAGGCACCACCACCAAGATTGAGGAGAAGGTATGA